One segment of Coffea arabica cultivar ET-39 chromosome 7c, Coffea Arabica ET-39 HiFi, whole genome shotgun sequence DNA contains the following:
- the LOC113698512 gene encoding pentatricopeptide repeat-containing protein At5g66520-like, with protein sequence MVSHFASKYLKSSYKAISLLDQPCLSLSQLKQIQCHLIVSGTIADPFAAGKLLSRFGISEKSDLSHAYALFRLIPNRSAFIWNTIIRAFTEHGQLNGAILLSKEMLGNGFWYNNYTFSFVFRACSELKDVSLGLMYHTHVIKLGWEVYDFVQNGLIHFYATCDCMDIARKLFDASKTRDVISWTAVINGYVKRGNIGFAKELFDQMPEKNAVSWSTMINGHVQSGLFLEALEMFDDMQVAGIRPNHAAIVGALSACAFLGALDQGRWIHAYMKRNKIELDRALGTALVDMYAKCGCIEMACHVFEDIPRKDVLAYTSFISGLANHGESARAMQVFNRMESEGVGPNEVTFICVLNACSRMGFVEEGLRIFESIKGVYGMEPVVQHYGCLVDLLGRAGMLEQARKVVKEMPVKPDSYVLGALLNACRVHSDIDLGKEMVKGLADQSLDHGGVHVLLSNIYAAINKWDDAESVRKVMDEKKVEKVPGCSMIDLDGMTCEFVAGDRSRVNMDEISFCSLVVDSHLKSLGYDEYEISLE encoded by the coding sequence ATGGTGTCGCATTTTGCCTCCAAATATTTGAAATCTAGTTACAAAGCTATTTCCCTCCTGGACCAACCATGTCTATCTTTGTCACAGCTCAAGCAAATCCAATGCCACCTGATTGTCTCCGGGACCATTGCCGACCCTTTTGCTGCTGGGAAACTCCTTTCGCGCTTTGGAATCTCGGAAaagagcgatctttcacatgCTTATGCCCTTTTTCGCCTCATTCCTAATCGGTCCGCTTTTATATGGAACACCATCATTAGAGCTTTTACTGAACATGGTCAGCTCAATGGTGCTATTTTACTGTCTAAAGAAATGCTGGGAAATGGGTTTTGGTACAATAATTAtactttttcctttgtttttcggGCTTGTTCCGAGCTAAAGGATGTTTCTTTGGGATTGATGTACCATACCCATGTGATAAAATTGGGTTGGGAAGTTTATGATTTTGTGCAGAATGGTTTGATTCATTTTTATGCTACTTGTGATTGTATGGACATTGCTAGGAAGTTGTTTGATGCGAGTAAAACTCGTGACGTGATTTCCTGGACTGCTGTGATTAATGGGTACGTGAAGCGTGGGAACATTGGGTTTGCAAAAGAGTTGTTTGATCAAATGCCGGAAAAGAATGCTGTTTCTTGGAGTACTATGATTAATGGGCATGTCCAAAGTGGCTTATTTTTGGAGGCTTTGGAGATGTTTGATGATATGCAAGTTGCTGGTATCCGGCCAAACCATGCTGCAATTGTAGGTGCATTGTCTGCTTGTGCTTTTCTTGGTGCTCTGGATCAAGGTAGGTGGATTCACGCCTATATGAAGAGGAACAAGATTGAGTTGGACAGAGCATTAGGAACAGCCCTTGTTGATATGTATGCCAAGTGCGGGTGCATTGAGATGGCCTGTCATGTTTTTGAGGATATTCCTCGTAAGGACGTGCTTGCTTACACATCTTTCATTTCAGGCTTGGCTAATCACGGTGAGAGTGCAAGGGCAATGCAGGTATTCAATAGGATGGAGAGTGAGGGTGTTGGGCCAAATGAGGTCACATTTATTTGTGTTCTAAACGCCTGTAGCAGAATGGGGTTTGTAGAAGAAGGGTTGAGAATATTTGAAAGCATTAAAGGAGTTTATGGGATGGAACCTGTGGTTCAGCATTATGGTTGTTTGGTAGACCTTCTAGGCAGAGCAGGAATGCTTGAACAGGCAAGAAAGGTTGTGAAAGAGATGCCTGTGAAGCCTGATTCCTATGTATTGGGAGCATTACTTAACGCTTGCAGAGTTCATAGTGACATTGATCTGggaaaagaaatggtcaagggaCTGGCAGATCAGAGTCTTGACCATGGTGGAGTTCATGTTCTTCTGTCAAATATTTATGCAGCTATTAACAAATGGGATGATGCGGAGAGTGTTCGGAAGGTAATGGATGAGAAGAAGGTGGAAAAGGTGCCTGGCTGTAGCATGATTGATTTGGATGGGATGACTTGTGAGTTTGTTGCTGGAGACAGGTCTCGTGTTAATATGGATGAAATTAGTTTTTGTTCGCTGGTGGTCGACAGTCACTTGAAATCTCTAGGATATGATGAATATGAGATTAGTTTAGAGTAG
- the LOC113700129 gene encoding protein LEAD-SENSITIVE 1, producing MENPKEEIDSEKEMPKAEVVVKEKEQEIIRRRMVGFLSNKISRDELKPGDHIYTWRHGYLYSHHGIYVGDERVIHFTRSAEHEIGTGTVLDRVIFSSSPSNSSDTPCPRCGDQSKASGVISSCLECFLYGDELYRFEYGVSPVVFLARVRGGTCTLAASDPAEHVIHRAEFLLQNGFGGYNIFKNNCEDFAIYCKTGLLVFTSVSLGRSGQATSFVAAVTAIVSSPLRFMTTSFPGLAAVGCSLYCLSRFVSDIGIRRDVTKIPVERLVSRSGLDGSDPESETCSTSASETTKED from the exons ATGGAGAACCCAAAAGAGGAAATCGATTCGGAGAAAGAGATGCCAAAAGCGGAGGTGGTGGTCAAGGAGAAGGAGCAAGAGATTATTAGGAGGAGAATGGTTGGATTTCTATCCAATAAGATCAGCAGAGATGAATTAAAACCAGGAGATCATATTTATACATGGCGCCATGGTTATCTTTACTCTCATCACG GCATATATGTTGGTGATGAAAGGGTAATCCACTTCACGCGGAGTGCAGAACATGAAATTGGAACAGGGACTGTGTTAGACCGCGTCATTTTTAGCTCATCTCCTTCGAATTCGTCGGACACCCCATGTCCAAGATGTGGGGATCAGTCTAAAGCTAGTGGTGTCATATCTTCATGTCTTGAATGTTTCCTGTATGGTGATGAACTGTATCGATTCGAGTATGGTGTGTCACCAGTGGTTTTCCTCGCCAGAGTTCGAGGAGGAACATGTACTCTCGCTGCCTCTGATCCAGCTGAACATGTTATCCATCGTGCTGAATTTCTGCTTCAAAATGGTTTTGGAGGTTATAACATTTTCAAGAATAACTGTGAGGATTTTGCAATATATTGCAAAACAGGATTACTGGTATTTACATCAGTCAGTTTGGGTCGTAGTGGGCAGGCAACATCCTTCGTAGCAGCTGTTACTGCCATTGTTTCGTCTCCTCTACGTTTTATGACAACTAGCTTTCCTGGTCTGGCTGCTGTCGGTTGTAGCCTTTATTGCCTTAGTCGATTTGTGTCTGATATTGGAATACGTCGCGATGTGACAAAAATTCCTGTTGAGAGACTTGTTTCTCGCTCTGGATTGGATGGGTCCGACCCTGAATCTGAGACATGCTCAACCAGTGCATCTGAGACGACCAAGGAGGACTAG
- the LOC113699484 gene encoding replication protein A 70 kDa DNA-binding subunit B-like isoform X2: protein MTDPCCFILADCCSNLRMDDCLSIEEILPGMKSWSAKIIVQEKRQPATASASPTRYQKLIFVDAKGSQVEGILFNHAIQVMGPRLTVFKRYKISNAEVRLIDEKYRTDGLTTQWVISTKTVVEELPDDTDMMPTRFSYTMFKDLAQFMEQKNQFVDILAVVISVLPVTSFTNEFGTGRVQKFVVINEEKLPLQLSLFNEFIDNEGQKIAENMNNFPVIVCRRLKVKPFNGIALSTRKDSTILIDPPIQEAMLLKNWATENAMLFVQVIKDKSYARYNPDLFTHSSQKFTLIYFLQSTQKFAWVRASMSFENIFQRYWYMACKKSFKAIDASYGYSYSCNKCSEHQKATPRCRFDVILSDKSGRVTATLFGDLAEKLLTYSALDAMQYFHKNIELPLMHVHEALRAKEFAVQIQPAASHYGDPQQRYTILHYYESNFAEASTQQTIESPGSFLLESPLQIPTAETQDAQSPITSVQINLASKFDEAATPQANSPETSPELISASKKPKLA from the exons ATGACAGATCCATGCTGCTTCATACTGGCAGACTGTTGCAGCAATTTGCG AATGGATGATTGCTTATCAATCGAAGAGATTCTTCCAGGAATGAAGTCTTGGTCAGCGAAAATAATTGTTCAAGAAAAACGTCAACCTGCTACAGCAAGTGCTTCGCCGACTAGATATCAGAAATTAATCTTTGTCGATGCAAAG GGATCTCAAGTTGAAGGAATTCTCTTCAATCATGCCATTCAAGTTATGGGGCCACGTCTCACTGTTTTCAAAAGATACAAAATCTCAAATGCTGAAGTTCGGCTTATTGATGAAAAATACAGAACTGATGGCTTAACTACTCAATGGGTCATTTCCACCAAAACTGTTGTAGAAGAGCTGCCTGATGATACTGATATGATGCCTACAAGATTCTCCTACACTATGTTCAAAGATCTTGCACAGTTTATGGAGCAAAAGAACCAATTTGTTG ATATCCTAGCTGTGGTTATTTCTGTATTACCAGTGACTTCTTTCACAAACGAATTTGGAACTGGAAGAGTACAAAAGTTTGTAGTCATTAATGAAGA GAAGCTACCTCTCCAACTATCGCTATTTAATGAATTCATCGATAATGAAGGCCAGAAAATTGCTGAGAACATGAACAATTTTCCAGTTATAGTTTGCAGAAGGCTAAAGGTCAAGCCTTTTAATG GGATTGCTTTGTCTACTAGGAAGGACTCAACTATCTTGATTGATCCACCCATTCAAGAGGCTATGCTGCTAAAAAATTG GGCTACAGAAAATGCAATGTTGTTTGTACAAGTCATCAAAGATAAATCCTATGCTCGATATAATCCTGACCTTTTCACTCATTCATCCCAGAAATTCACGCTTATTTACTTTCTCCAATCAACTCAAAAG TTTGCATGGGTGAGAGCTTCTATGTCATTTGAGAACATTTTCCAGCGCTATTGGTATATGGCGTGTAAAAAAAGCTTCAAAGCAATAGATGCTTCGTATGGATATTCATACTCATGCAATAAATGTTCTGAGCATCAAAAAGCTACTCCAAG GTGCCGCTTTGATGTTATCCTTTCTGATAAAAGTGGAAGAGTGACTGCAACTTTGTTTGGTGATTTAGCCGAAAAACTTTTAACTTATTCTGCCTTGGATGCAATGCAGTACTTTCACAAA AACATTGAGCTTCCATTAATGCATGTTCACGAAGCTTTACGGGCTAAAGAATTTGCAGTTCAAATTCAACCAGCTGCCAGCCATTATGGAGATCCTCAGCAACGCTATACAATTCTTCACTACTACGAGTCAAATTTTGCTGAAGCTTCAACCCAGCAAACTATTGAATCTCCTGGTTCTTTCTTGCTAGAATCTCCCCTGCAGATTCCAACTGCTGAAACACAGG ATGCGCAGAGTCCTATCACAAGTGTTCAGATTAATCTAGCAAGCAAATTTGATGAAGCAGCCACGCCTCAAGCAAACAGCCCAGAGACTAGCCCTGAACTTATCTCTGCATCTAAAAAACCAAAACTAGCTTAA
- the LOC113699484 gene encoding replication protein A 70 kDa DNA-binding subunit B-like isoform X1, translating to MCQSFLCVPCSGWKPCARMDDCLSIEEILPGMKSWSAKIIVQEKRQPATASASPTRYQKLIFVDAKGSQVEGILFNHAIQVMGPRLTVFKRYKISNAEVRLIDEKYRTDGLTTQWVISTKTVVEELPDDTDMMPTRFSYTMFKDLAQFMEQKNQFVDILAVVISVLPVTSFTNEFGTGRVQKFVVINEEKLPLQLSLFNEFIDNEGQKIAENMNNFPVIVCRRLKVKPFNGIALSTRKDSTILIDPPIQEAMLLKNWATENAMLFVQVIKDKSYARYNPDLFTHSSQKFTLIYFLQSTQKFAWVRASMSFENIFQRYWYMACKKSFKAIDASYGYSYSCNKCSEHQKATPRCRFDVILSDKSGRVTATLFGDLAEKLLTYSALDAMQYFHKNIELPLMHVHEALRAKEFAVQIQPAASHYGDPQQRYTILHYYESNFAEASTQQTIESPGSFLLESPLQIPTAETQDAQSPITSVQINLASKFDEAATPQANSPETSPELISASKKPKLA from the exons ATGTGTCAGAG CTTTCTCTGTGTTCCTTGCAGTGGTTGGAAACCTTGTGCAAG AATGGATGATTGCTTATCAATCGAAGAGATTCTTCCAGGAATGAAGTCTTGGTCAGCGAAAATAATTGTTCAAGAAAAACGTCAACCTGCTACAGCAAGTGCTTCGCCGACTAGATATCAGAAATTAATCTTTGTCGATGCAAAG GGATCTCAAGTTGAAGGAATTCTCTTCAATCATGCCATTCAAGTTATGGGGCCACGTCTCACTGTTTTCAAAAGATACAAAATCTCAAATGCTGAAGTTCGGCTTATTGATGAAAAATACAGAACTGATGGCTTAACTACTCAATGGGTCATTTCCACCAAAACTGTTGTAGAAGAGCTGCCTGATGATACTGATATGATGCCTACAAGATTCTCCTACACTATGTTCAAAGATCTTGCACAGTTTATGGAGCAAAAGAACCAATTTGTTG ATATCCTAGCTGTGGTTATTTCTGTATTACCAGTGACTTCTTTCACAAACGAATTTGGAACTGGAAGAGTACAAAAGTTTGTAGTCATTAATGAAGA GAAGCTACCTCTCCAACTATCGCTATTTAATGAATTCATCGATAATGAAGGCCAGAAAATTGCTGAGAACATGAACAATTTTCCAGTTATAGTTTGCAGAAGGCTAAAGGTCAAGCCTTTTAATG GGATTGCTTTGTCTACTAGGAAGGACTCAACTATCTTGATTGATCCACCCATTCAAGAGGCTATGCTGCTAAAAAATTG GGCTACAGAAAATGCAATGTTGTTTGTACAAGTCATCAAAGATAAATCCTATGCTCGATATAATCCTGACCTTTTCACTCATTCATCCCAGAAATTCACGCTTATTTACTTTCTCCAATCAACTCAAAAG TTTGCATGGGTGAGAGCTTCTATGTCATTTGAGAACATTTTCCAGCGCTATTGGTATATGGCGTGTAAAAAAAGCTTCAAAGCAATAGATGCTTCGTATGGATATTCATACTCATGCAATAAATGTTCTGAGCATCAAAAAGCTACTCCAAG GTGCCGCTTTGATGTTATCCTTTCTGATAAAAGTGGAAGAGTGACTGCAACTTTGTTTGGTGATTTAGCCGAAAAACTTTTAACTTATTCTGCCTTGGATGCAATGCAGTACTTTCACAAA AACATTGAGCTTCCATTAATGCATGTTCACGAAGCTTTACGGGCTAAAGAATTTGCAGTTCAAATTCAACCAGCTGCCAGCCATTATGGAGATCCTCAGCAACGCTATACAATTCTTCACTACTACGAGTCAAATTTTGCTGAAGCTTCAACCCAGCAAACTATTGAATCTCCTGGTTCTTTCTTGCTAGAATCTCCCCTGCAGATTCCAACTGCTGAAACACAGG ATGCGCAGAGTCCTATCACAAGTGTTCAGATTAATCTAGCAAGCAAATTTGATGAAGCAGCCACGCCTCAAGCAAACAGCCCAGAGACTAGCCCTGAACTTATCTCTGCATCTAAAAAACCAAAACTAGCTTAA
- the LOC113699484 gene encoding replication protein A 70 kDa DNA-binding subunit B-like isoform X3, giving the protein MDDCLSIEEILPGMKSWSAKIIVQEKRQPATASASPTRYQKLIFVDAKGSQVEGILFNHAIQVMGPRLTVFKRYKISNAEVRLIDEKYRTDGLTTQWVISTKTVVEELPDDTDMMPTRFSYTMFKDLAQFMEQKNQFVDILAVVISVLPVTSFTNEFGTGRVQKFVVINEEKLPLQLSLFNEFIDNEGQKIAENMNNFPVIVCRRLKVKPFNGIALSTRKDSTILIDPPIQEAMLLKNWATENAMLFVQVIKDKSYARYNPDLFTHSSQKFTLIYFLQSTQKFAWVRASMSFENIFQRYWYMACKKSFKAIDASYGYSYSCNKCSEHQKATPRCRFDVILSDKSGRVTATLFGDLAEKLLTYSALDAMQYFHKNIELPLMHVHEALRAKEFAVQIQPAASHYGDPQQRYTILHYYESNFAEASTQQTIESPGSFLLESPLQIPTAETQDAQSPITSVQINLASKFDEAATPQANSPETSPELISASKKPKLA; this is encoded by the exons ATGGATGATTGCTTATCAATCGAAGAGATTCTTCCAGGAATGAAGTCTTGGTCAGCGAAAATAATTGTTCAAGAAAAACGTCAACCTGCTACAGCAAGTGCTTCGCCGACTAGATATCAGAAATTAATCTTTGTCGATGCAAAG GGATCTCAAGTTGAAGGAATTCTCTTCAATCATGCCATTCAAGTTATGGGGCCACGTCTCACTGTTTTCAAAAGATACAAAATCTCAAATGCTGAAGTTCGGCTTATTGATGAAAAATACAGAACTGATGGCTTAACTACTCAATGGGTCATTTCCACCAAAACTGTTGTAGAAGAGCTGCCTGATGATACTGATATGATGCCTACAAGATTCTCCTACACTATGTTCAAAGATCTTGCACAGTTTATGGAGCAAAAGAACCAATTTGTTG ATATCCTAGCTGTGGTTATTTCTGTATTACCAGTGACTTCTTTCACAAACGAATTTGGAACTGGAAGAGTACAAAAGTTTGTAGTCATTAATGAAGA GAAGCTACCTCTCCAACTATCGCTATTTAATGAATTCATCGATAATGAAGGCCAGAAAATTGCTGAGAACATGAACAATTTTCCAGTTATAGTTTGCAGAAGGCTAAAGGTCAAGCCTTTTAATG GGATTGCTTTGTCTACTAGGAAGGACTCAACTATCTTGATTGATCCACCCATTCAAGAGGCTATGCTGCTAAAAAATTG GGCTACAGAAAATGCAATGTTGTTTGTACAAGTCATCAAAGATAAATCCTATGCTCGATATAATCCTGACCTTTTCACTCATTCATCCCAGAAATTCACGCTTATTTACTTTCTCCAATCAACTCAAAAG TTTGCATGGGTGAGAGCTTCTATGTCATTTGAGAACATTTTCCAGCGCTATTGGTATATGGCGTGTAAAAAAAGCTTCAAAGCAATAGATGCTTCGTATGGATATTCATACTCATGCAATAAATGTTCTGAGCATCAAAAAGCTACTCCAAG GTGCCGCTTTGATGTTATCCTTTCTGATAAAAGTGGAAGAGTGACTGCAACTTTGTTTGGTGATTTAGCCGAAAAACTTTTAACTTATTCTGCCTTGGATGCAATGCAGTACTTTCACAAA AACATTGAGCTTCCATTAATGCATGTTCACGAAGCTTTACGGGCTAAAGAATTTGCAGTTCAAATTCAACCAGCTGCCAGCCATTATGGAGATCCTCAGCAACGCTATACAATTCTTCACTACTACGAGTCAAATTTTGCTGAAGCTTCAACCCAGCAAACTATTGAATCTCCTGGTTCTTTCTTGCTAGAATCTCCCCTGCAGATTCCAACTGCTGAAACACAGG ATGCGCAGAGTCCTATCACAAGTGTTCAGATTAATCTAGCAAGCAAATTTGATGAAGCAGCCACGCCTCAAGCAAACAGCCCAGAGACTAGCCCTGAACTTATCTCTGCATCTAAAAAACCAAAACTAGCTTAA
- the LOC113699301 gene encoding 2-methylpropanoate--CoA ligase CCL4-like yields the protein MDQLKPGPANSAPLTPLGFLERAATVYGDCPSVVYNNATYTWSDTHVRCLRVASSIVSLGIKRGQVVSVVAPNIPAMYEAHFAVPMAGAVLSTINLRLDARTVSILLHHSESKLILVDYQSTSLVLEALSLFPPNSQRPLLVLITDDASPSIPPSNFPDFYCTYESLVQKGDPGFKWVRPKSDFDPIILNYTSGTTSSPKGVVHCHRGIFIVTVDSLIEWSVPKEPVYLWTLPMFHANGWSYPWGMAAVGGTNICLRKFDAAVVYSAIRQHNVTHLCGAPVVLNMISNFPMGEPLKNPVEIMTAGAPPPAAVLLRTEALGFKVSHGYGLTETGGLVVSCTWKNKWNRLPATERARLKARQGVRTLGMAEIDVIEPETGVSVKRDGSTLGELVLRGGCIMLGYLKDPEGTSKSTRENGWFYTGDVAVMHPDGYLEIKDRSKDVIISGGENLSSVEVESVLYMHPAVNEAAVVARPDEFWGETPCAFVSLKADVKQRPAEKDVIEFCRGKLPKYMVPKTVVFRQELPKTSTGKIQKFVLREMAKAIGSSKVSRL from the coding sequence ATGGATCAGCTGAAGCCTGGACCGGCAAACTCAGCTCCTCTAACACCTCTTGGTTTCCTTGAAAGAGCAGCCACAGTCTATGGCGATTGCCCTTCAGTCGTCTACAACAACGCAACCTACACATGGTCAGATACCCATGTCAGATGCCTCCGGGTGGCTTCTTCCATAGTTTCTTTGGGCATCAAAAGAGGCCAAGTGGTGTCAGTTGTGGCACCAAATATTCCAGCCATGTATGAAGCCCACTTTGCTGTCCCCATGGCCGGAGCTGTTCTCAGTACAATCAACCTTCGTCTCGATGCCCGCACAGTTTCAATCCTCCTGCACCATAGCGAATCCAAGCTTATCCTTGTCGATTACCAGTCAACTTCTTTAGTCTTGGAAGCCTTATCTTTATTTCCACCAAATTCTCAACGCCCCCTGTTAGTCCTCATCACGGATGATGCATCCCCATCCATCCCTCCATCAAATTTTCCTGATTTTTATTGCACTTACGAGTCTCTGGTACAGAAAGGAGATCCGGGGTTCAAATGGGTTCGTCCTAAATCTGATTTTGACCCCATTATACTCAATTACACCTCAGGAACCACCTCTTCCCCTAAAGGAGTGGTTCACTGCCACCGCGGAATATTCATCGTTACCGTGGATTCTTTGATAGAGTGGTCGGTCCCAAAAGAGCCCGTCTACTTGTGGACACTACCCATGTTCCACGCCAACGGCTGGAGCTACCCCTGGGGCATGGCCGCCGTAGGTGGAACCAACATTTGTCTACGAAAATTCGATGCAGCAGTGGTTTACTCAGCAATTCGCCAGCACAATGTCACGCATTTGTGCGGTGCGCCCGTGGTGCTGAACATGATATCGAATTTTCCCATGGGAGAGCCACTCAAAAACCCGGTTGAAATAATGACTGCAGGAGCTCCACCTCCAGCTGCAGTCCTGTTGAGGACTGAAGCACTGGGATTTAAGGTCAGTCATGGATATGGATTGACCGAGACAGGAGGTCTCGTGGTTTCTTGCACCTGGAAGAATAAATGGAACAGATTGCCAGCGACAGAGCGGGCGAGGTTGAAGGCAAGACAGGGCGTGAGGACACTCGGGATGGCGGAAATAGATGTGATTGAGCCTGAAACAGGGGTGAGTGTGAAAAGGGACGGTTCAACTCTTGGTGAACTTGTGTTGAGAGGAGGGTGTATTATGCTTGGATACCTCAAAGACCCTGAAGGGACATCAAAAAGCACGAGGGAAAACGGTTGGTTTTATACTGGAGATGTTGCTGTGATGCACCCTGATGGATACTTGGAGATTAAGGACAGATCCAAGGACGTGATCATAAGTGGGGGTGAAAATCTGAGCAGCGTTGAGGTGGAATCTGTGTTGTACATGCACCCGGCAGTGAACGAGGCAGCTGTGGTGGCGAGGCCTGATGAATTCTGGGGTGAGACGCCTTGTGCATTTGTGAGCTTGAAGGCTGATGTGAAGCAGAGGCCGGCTGAGAAGGATGTGATCGAGTTTTGTAGGGGTAAATTGCCAAAGTACATGGTGCCTAAGACGGTGGTGTTTCGACAAGAGCTTCCCAAGACATCAACTGGGAAAATTCAGAAGTTTGTGCTCAGAGAAATGGCTAAAGCTATTGGTAGTTCAAAGGTGAGCAGATTGTAG